The following coding sequences are from one Streptomyces sp. NBC_01294 window:
- the pulA gene encoding pullulanase-type alpha-1,6-glucosidase, whose product MIRPAAGVLAAALAVTLLPALPAVAAAAAKPPAPPSDAKLAAEPARHDLTREQFYFVLPDRFANGDPANDRGGLTGSRLETGLDPTDKGFYQGGDLKGLTDRLDYIKGLGTTAIWMAPIFKNQPVQGKGTDVSAGYHGYWITDFTQVDPHFGTNADLERLIDKAHGKGMKVFFDVITNHTADVVDYREASYSYLSKGAFPYLTKDGVPFDDKDYADGKAKFPKTDGESFPRTPFVPDAKKNLKVPAWLNDPTMYHNRGDSTFAGESSDQGDFFGLDDLWTERPEVVSGMEKIYEKWVKDFRIDGFRIDTVKHVNTEFWSQWATALDTYAAKRGRDDFFMFGEVYSADTAVTSPYVTRGRLDATLDFPLQDAIRAYASQGAGAGRLASVLGDDYRYTSGKANAYEQVTFLGNHDMGRFATFLKQDRPGAGEQELLNRYRLANELMFLSRGNPVIYSGDEQGFTGAGGDKDARQPLFASQTADYLDDDQLGTARTHASDAYDPEHPLYKEISALSKLTKAHPALRDGVQSERLADGSVYAFARTDTRSRTEYLVAANNGAESRTVEIDAPAGAQYRTLYGGSALIRASAAGKLTVVVPAFGSVVLQNTAPLAAPTAKPALTLKAPAPGAAGTVELSADVTGGGLNRVVFAAQSGNGTWEVLGSADHAPYKVTQHVTAPAGTALRYKAVVVDSAGRTASALAETVAGAAPPAEVPTATQRDYAVVHYNRPDGDYTNWRLYAWGDLAEGEATPWPAGHDFTGRDAYGAFAYVRLKPGASSVGYLVIDKDGNKDVAADRTIDVTKTGEIWLEQGKEPARTERPAYPPQDQAKAVLHYQRPDGAYDGWGLHVWTGAATPTDWSKPVLPARTDSYGAVYEVPLAAGATSLSYILHKGDEKDLPSDQSLDLKANGHEVWMLGGKEKYLLPQPAGSSAALDLTKSHAVWIDRDTVAWNAPAAAASVQLLASREGAVKAENGALTGPAEWLRLSRTELTAAQKQKFPHLAAYAAFTVDPRDRDRVRAALRGQLVASARAANGAVLAATGVQLAGVLDDLYATTASLGPVFKDGRPTLSVWAPTARQVSLELDGRTVAMRRDDATGVWSVRGERSWTGKPYRFDVTVWAPSTGQVVRNLVTDPYSTALTADSTHSLAVDLADPKLAPPGWKALRKPAPVPFTSAQIQELHIRDFSVADRTSAHPGQYLAFTDTASTGMRHLRDLAGAGTSYVHLLPAFDIGTIPEKPADRTEPACDLKVYAPDSQEQQACVAAAAAKDAYNWGYDPLHYTVPEGSYASDPNGTARTVEFRRMVQSLNGAGLRTVMDVVYNHTVAAGQSDKSVLDRIVPGYYQRLLADGTVATSTCCANTAPENTMMGRLVVDSIVTWAKEYKVDGFRFDLMGHHPKANILAVRKALDELTPAKDGVDGKKIVLYGEGWNFGEIADDARFVQATQKNMAGTGIATFSDRARDAVRGGGPFDEDPRVQGFASGLFTTPNSSPANGTPEQQKARLLHAQDLIKVGLSGNLASYAFTDTAGRRVKGSEVDYNGSPAGYAAAPGDALAYADAHDNETLADALTFKLPAGTSPRDQARMQVLAMATATLSQGPALSQAGTDLLRSKSLDRNSYDSGDWFNAIHWDCRDGNGFGRGLPPAADNGPKWLYAKPLLTGPAPACADITATSAAYRDLLKIRTTEADFALTTTEAVQSRLAFPLSGKDETPGVITMTLGDLVVVFNATPTAQAQRVAALAGTAHRLHPVQASGSDATVRQSAYDARTGEFTVPARTVSVFTRR is encoded by the coding sequence TTGATACGCCCTGCCGCAGGAGTCCTCGCCGCCGCCCTGGCCGTGACGCTCCTGCCTGCCCTCCCCGCGGTGGCCGCGGCCGCCGCGAAGCCGCCGGCCCCGCCCTCGGACGCGAAACTGGCCGCCGAACCGGCCCGGCACGACCTGACCCGGGAGCAGTTCTACTTCGTGCTCCCGGACCGCTTCGCGAACGGCGACCCCGCCAACGACCGGGGCGGCCTGACCGGCTCCCGTCTGGAGACCGGCCTGGACCCGACGGACAAGGGCTTCTACCAGGGCGGTGACCTCAAGGGGCTCACCGACCGGCTCGACTACATCAAGGGTCTCGGCACCACGGCCATCTGGATGGCGCCGATCTTCAAGAACCAGCCGGTGCAGGGCAAGGGGACCGACGTCTCCGCTGGCTACCACGGCTACTGGATCACCGACTTCACCCAGGTCGACCCGCACTTCGGCACCAACGCCGACCTGGAGCGGCTGATCGACAAGGCGCACGGGAAGGGGATGAAGGTCTTCTTCGACGTCATCACCAACCACACCGCCGACGTCGTCGACTACCGCGAGGCGTCCTACTCGTACCTGTCGAAGGGGGCGTTCCCGTACCTGACGAAGGACGGCGTGCCGTTCGACGACAAGGACTATGCGGACGGGAAGGCGAAGTTCCCGAAGACGGACGGCGAGTCCTTCCCGAGGACCCCCTTCGTGCCGGACGCGAAGAAGAACCTCAAGGTCCCCGCCTGGCTCAACGACCCCACGATGTACCACAACCGCGGGGACTCCACCTTCGCCGGCGAATCCTCCGACCAGGGCGACTTCTTCGGCCTCGACGACCTGTGGACGGAGCGCCCCGAGGTCGTCAGCGGGATGGAGAAGATCTATGAGAAGTGGGTCAAGGACTTCCGTATTGACGGCTTCCGCATCGACACGGTCAAGCACGTCAACACCGAGTTCTGGAGCCAGTGGGCGACCGCCCTCGACACGTACGCCGCCAAGCGCGGCCGCGACGACTTCTTCATGTTCGGCGAGGTGTACTCCGCCGACACCGCCGTCACCTCCCCGTACGTGACGCGCGGGCGCCTCGACGCCACTCTCGACTTCCCGCTCCAGGACGCGATCCGCGCGTACGCCTCCCAGGGCGCGGGGGCCGGCCGGCTGGCGTCCGTCCTGGGCGACGACTACCGGTACACCTCCGGCAAGGCCAACGCCTACGAGCAGGTGACCTTCCTCGGCAACCACGACATGGGCCGCTTCGCCACCTTCCTGAAGCAGGACCGGCCGGGCGCGGGCGAGCAGGAGCTCCTGAACCGCTACCGGCTCGCCAACGAGCTGATGTTCCTCTCCCGGGGCAACCCGGTGATCTACTCCGGCGACGAGCAGGGCTTCACCGGCGCCGGCGGCGACAAGGACGCCCGCCAGCCGCTCTTCGCCTCGCAGACCGCCGACTACCTCGACGACGACCAGCTCGGAACGGCGCGCACGCATGCGAGCGATGCTTACGATCCGGAGCACCCCCTCTACAAGGAGATCAGTGCTCTCTCGAAGCTGACCAAGGCCCACCCGGCCCTGCGCGACGGCGTCCAGAGCGAGCGCCTCGCCGACGGCTCCGTCTACGCCTTCGCCCGCACCGACACCCGCAGCCGCACCGAGTACCTGGTCGCCGCCAACAACGGGGCCGAGTCCCGCACCGTGGAGATCGACGCCCCGGCCGGCGCCCAGTACCGCACCCTGTACGGCGGCTCCGCGCTGATCCGCGCCTCGGCGGCCGGCAAGCTCACCGTCGTCGTCCCCGCCTTCGGCTCGGTGGTCCTCCAGAACACGGCCCCGCTCGCGGCCCCCACGGCCAAGCCCGCCCTGACCCTGAAGGCCCCGGCCCCCGGCGCCGCCGGCACCGTCGAACTCTCCGCCGACGTCACCGGCGGCGGCCTGAACCGGGTCGTCTTCGCCGCGCAGAGCGGAAACGGCACGTGGGAGGTCCTCGGTTCCGCCGACCACGCCCCCTACAAGGTGACCCAGCACGTCACCGCCCCGGCCGGCACCGCCCTGCGCTACAAGGCCGTGGTCGTCGACTCCGCCGGCCGCACCGCGAGCGCCCTCGCCGAGACCGTGGCCGGAGCGGCCCCGCCCGCCGAGGTCCCCACCGCCACCCAGCGGGACTACGCGGTCGTCCACTACAACCGCCCCGACGGCGACTACACCAACTGGCGCCTCTACGCCTGGGGCGACCTCGCCGAAGGCGAGGCCACTCCGTGGCCGGCCGGCCACGACTTCACCGGCCGCGACGCCTACGGCGCGTTCGCGTACGTCAGGCTCAAGCCCGGTGCCTCCTCCGTCGGTTACCTTGTGATCGACAAGGACGGCAACAAGGACGTCGCCGCCGACCGCACCATCGACGTGACGAAGACCGGCGAGATCTGGCTGGAGCAGGGCAAGGAGCCCGCCCGCACCGAACGCCCCGCCTACCCGCCGCAGGACCAGGCCAAGGCCGTCTTGCACTACCAGCGCCCCGACGGCGCCTACGACGGCTGGGGCCTGCACGTCTGGACCGGGGCCGCGACCCCCACCGACTGGTCCAAGCCCGTGCTCCCCGCCCGCACCGACTCCTACGGCGCGGTCTACGAGGTCCCGCTCGCCGCGGGCGCCACCAGCCTCAGCTACATCCTCCACAAGGGCGACGAGAAGGACCTCCCCTCCGACCAGTCCCTGGACCTCAAGGCCAACGGCCACGAGGTGTGGATGCTGGGCGGCAAGGAGAAGTACCTCCTCCCGCAGCCCGCCGGCTCCTCCGCCGCCCTGGACCTCACCAAGTCCCACGCGGTCTGGATCGACCGCGACACCGTCGCCTGGAACGCCCCCGCGGCCGCCGCCTCCGTCCAGCTCCTCGCCTCCCGCGAAGGCGCCGTCAAGGCCGAGAACGGCGCCCTGACCGGCCCCGCCGAGTGGCTGCGGCTGTCCAGGACCGAGCTGACCGCCGCCCAGAAGCAGAAGTTCCCGCACCTGGCCGCGTACGCCGCGTTCACCGTCGACCCGCGCGACCGGGACCGCGTCCGCGCGGCCCTGCGCGGCCAGCTCGTCGCGAGCGCCCGCGCCGCGAACGGCGCCGTCCTGGCCGCCACCGGCGTCCAGCTCGCCGGCGTCCTCGACGACCTGTACGCGACCACCGCGTCCCTGGGCCCGGTCTTCAAGGACGGCCGCCCCACCCTCTCCGTCTGGGCGCCCACCGCCCGGCAGGTCTCCCTCGAACTCGACGGCCGCACCGTCGCCATGCGCCGCGACGACGCCACCGGCGTCTGGTCGGTGCGCGGCGAGCGCTCCTGGACCGGGAAGCCGTACCGCTTCGACGTGACCGTCTGGGCCCCGAGCACCGGCCAGGTGGTCCGCAACCTCGTCACCGACCCCTACTCCACCGCCCTGACCGCGGACTCCACCCACAGCCTGGCCGTGGACCTGGCCGACCCCAAGCTGGCCCCGCCCGGCTGGAAGGCCCTGCGCAAGCCCGCGCCCGTGCCCTTCACCTCCGCGCAGATCCAGGAGCTGCACATCCGCGACTTCTCGGTCGCGGACCGAACCAGCGCCCACCCCGGCCAGTACCTCGCCTTCACCGACACCGCCTCGACGGGCATGCGGCACCTGCGCGACCTGGCCGGCGCCGGCACCTCGTACGTCCACCTCCTGCCCGCCTTCGACATCGGCACCATCCCCGAGAAGCCGGCCGACCGCACCGAGCCCGCCTGCGACCTCAAGGTGTACGCGCCGGACTCGCAGGAGCAGCAGGCGTGCGTGGCGGCCGCGGCCGCGAAGGACGCGTACAACTGGGGCTACGACCCGCTGCACTACACCGTCCCCGAGGGCAGCTACGCGAGCGACCCGAACGGCACGGCCCGCACCGTCGAGTTCCGCAGGATGGTCCAGTCGCTGAACGGGGCCGGGTTGCGCACGGTGATGGACGTGGTCTACAACCACACCGTCGCCGCCGGGCAGTCGGACAAGTCCGTCCTCGACCGGATCGTCCCCGGCTACTACCAGCGCCTGCTGGCCGACGGCACGGTCGCCACCTCCACCTGCTGCGCCAACACCGCTCCCGAGAACACCATGATGGGCCGCCTCGTCGTGGACTCGATCGTCACCTGGGCGAAGGAGTACAAGGTCGACGGCTTCCGCTTCGACCTGATGGGCCACCACCCGAAGGCCAACATCCTGGCCGTCCGCAAGGCCCTCGACGAGCTCACCCCCGCCAAGGACGGGGTGGACGGCAAGAAGATCGTCCTCTACGGGGAGGGCTGGAACTTCGGCGAGATCGCCGACGACGCCCGCTTCGTGCAGGCCACGCAGAAGAACATGGCCGGCACCGGCATCGCCACCTTCTCCGACCGGGCGCGCGACGCGGTCCGCGGCGGCGGTCCCTTCGACGAGGACCCGCGCGTGCAGGGCTTCGCGTCGGGCCTGTTCACCACCCCGAACTCCTCGCCCGCCAACGGCACCCCGGAGCAGCAGAAGGCCCGCCTCCTGCACGCCCAGGACCTGATCAAGGTCGGCCTCTCCGGCAACCTCGCCTCGTACGCCTTCACCGACACCGCGGGCCGCCGCGTCAAGGGCTCCGAGGTGGACTACAACGGCTCCCCGGCCGGCTACGCGGCCGCCCCCGGCGACGCCCTCGCCTACGCGGACGCCCACGACAACGAGACCCTCGCCGACGCGCTGACCTTCAAGCTCCCGGCCGGCACCAGCCCCCGCGACCAGGCCCGCATGCAGGTCCTGGCCATGGCGACGGCCACCCTCTCCCAGGGTCCGGCCCTCTCCCAGGCGGGCACGGACCTGCTCCGCTCCAAGTCCCTGGACCGCAACTCCTACGACAGCGGGGACTGGTTCAACGCGATCCACTGGGACTGCCGCGACGGCAACGGCTTCGGCCGGGGCCTGCCCCCGGCCGCCGACAACGGCCCGAAGTGGCTCTACGCGAAGCCGCTGCTGACCGGACCGGCCCCCGCCTGCGCGGACATCACGGCCACCTCGGCGGCCTACCGCGACCTGCTGAAGATCCGCACCACCGAGGCGGACTTCGCCCTCACCACGACGGAGGCGGTCCAGTCCCGGCTGGCCTTCCCCCTCTCGGGCAAGGACGAGACCCCGGGCGTGATCACGATGACCCTGGGCGACCTGGTGGTGGTCTTCAACGCCACCCCCACCGCCCAGGCGCAGCGCGTCGCCGCCCTCGCGGGCACCGCCCACCGCCTGCACCCGGTCCAGGCATCGGGCTCCGACGCCACGGTCAGGCAGTCCGCGTACGACGCCCGGACGGGAGAGTTCACCGTCCCGGCCCGCACCGTCTCGGTCTTCACACGACGGTGA
- a CDS encoding GNAT family N-acetyltransferase: MIIDDGIVFRPAEEKDAGTLVQLYDQAARWMRKHGIEQWKPGDKDAAHFRSKMREGEVWIARDADGRVCGAYELWWSDEEAWGIQPPVAGYVHRLMVAREVAPAGAGRRMLEHAERRTAGTGRERARLDCVSTNPRLLAYYRGAGYRVVGELPDKQGKDGRTYGVILLEKRLDRLTVV, from the coding sequence GTGATCATTGACGACGGGATCGTGTTCCGGCCGGCCGAGGAGAAGGACGCCGGCACCCTGGTGCAGCTGTACGACCAGGCTGCCCGCTGGATGCGGAAGCACGGGATCGAGCAGTGGAAGCCCGGCGACAAGGACGCCGCGCACTTCCGGTCGAAGATGCGCGAGGGTGAGGTGTGGATCGCGCGCGACGCCGACGGCCGCGTCTGCGGGGCCTACGAGTTGTGGTGGTCCGACGAGGAGGCCTGGGGGATCCAGCCCCCCGTGGCGGGCTACGTGCACCGGCTGATGGTGGCGCGCGAGGTCGCCCCCGCCGGAGCCGGCCGGCGCATGCTCGAACATGCCGAGCGGCGCACGGCCGGGACCGGGCGGGAGCGGGCGCGGCTGGACTGCGTCTCCACCAACCCCCGGCTGCTCGCGTACTACCGTGGCGCGGGCTACCGGGTGGTCGGCGAACTCCCCGACAAGCAGGGGAAGGACGGCAGGACCTACGGGGTGATCCTGCTGGAGAAGCGGCTGGACCGGCTCACCGTCGTGTGA
- a CDS encoding TetR/AcrR family transcriptional regulator has protein sequence MTTGVRRRMGVEERRQQLIGVALELFSHRSPDDVSIDEIAAAAGISRPLVYHYFPGKLSLYEAALRRAADELALRFVEPREGPLGARLLRVMGRFFAFVEDHGPGFSALMRGGPAAGSSRANAMIDEVRQAAYEQILTHLGISLEDPPARLELVVRSWVSLAESTALIWLDGRRIPRAELELQLVHDFAALAAVSAAYDAEMAGILVRILADEPADGPFGVLVGRLGALVPGGAPQPG, from the coding sequence ATGACAACCGGGGTGCGACGCAGGATGGGTGTCGAGGAGCGGCGGCAGCAGCTGATCGGGGTTGCCCTGGAGCTGTTCAGCCACCGGTCGCCCGACGACGTGTCGATCGACGAGATCGCGGCGGCCGCGGGGATATCCCGGCCGCTCGTCTACCACTACTTTCCCGGCAAGCTGAGCCTGTACGAGGCGGCGCTGCGGCGGGCGGCCGACGAGCTGGCGCTGCGGTTCGTGGAGCCCCGGGAGGGGCCGCTCGGGGCGCGGTTGCTGCGGGTGATGGGGCGGTTCTTCGCCTTCGTCGAGGATCACGGGCCGGGCTTCTCGGCGCTGATGCGGGGCGGTCCGGCGGCCGGCAGCAGCCGGGCCAACGCGATGATCGACGAGGTCCGGCAGGCGGCGTACGAGCAGATCCTCACGCACCTGGGCATCAGCCTGGAGGATCCCCCGGCGCGCCTGGAGCTCGTGGTGCGTTCCTGGGTCTCGCTCGCCGAGTCCACCGCGCTGATCTGGCTGGACGGGCGCAGGATCCCGCGGGCCGAGCTGGAACTGCAGCTGGTGCACGACTTCGCCGCGCTGGCCGCCGTGAGCGCGGCGTACGACGCGGAGATGGCGGGGATCCTCGTACGGATCCTGGCCGACGAACCCGCCGACGGTCCCTTCGGGGTGCTGGTCGGGCGGCTCGGCGCGCTCGTTCCGGGCGGGGCGCCCCAGCCGGGCTGA
- a CDS encoding PDR/VanB family oxidoreductase, with product MRRALAVTAVAGAAWLTRRTLNRRIAASPLWPLPALETPVSGHSPRRRLRAPIVSRTEPAQGVLLLTLESPDLPAWTPGAHVDVTLPSGLVRQYSLCGDPADAGRYTIAIRLIEDGRGGSREAHARLVEGAELELRPPRNRFELVPAPSYAFVAGGIGITPILPMLRAATAAGADWTLLYGGRSRASMPFLAELAAYGDRVTVLVQDEAGLPDLAPLAGTAPGTLVYCCGPDALMRAVTAAVPDPAAVRLERFAPAEATGPARAFTVELRRSGRVVEVGADESTLAAVRRELPDTPYSCGQGFCGTCQHRVLAGEVEHRDELLTDQERADSMLLCVSRAKEDRLVLDL from the coding sequence ATGAGGCGCGCCCTCGCGGTCACGGCGGTGGCGGGTGCGGCCTGGCTCACCCGGCGCACCCTGAACCGCCGCATCGCCGCCTCCCCGCTCTGGCCCCTGCCGGCCCTGGAGACCCCGGTCTCGGGCCACTCCCCGCGCCGCCGGCTGCGCGCGCCGATCGTCTCCCGTACGGAGCCGGCGCAGGGCGTGCTGCTACTGACCCTGGAATCACCGGACCTCCCGGCGTGGACCCCCGGCGCGCACGTGGACGTCACCCTGCCCTCGGGCCTGGTCCGGCAGTACTCCCTGTGCGGCGACCCGGCGGACGCCGGCCGGTACACGATCGCGATCCGCCTGATCGAGGACGGCCGCGGCGGATCGCGCGAGGCGCACGCCCGGCTGGTCGAGGGCGCCGAGCTGGAACTGCGCCCGCCGCGCAACCGCTTCGAGCTGGTCCCGGCGCCGTCGTACGCCTTCGTCGCGGGCGGCATCGGCATCACGCCGATCCTGCCGATGCTCCGGGCCGCCACGGCGGCGGGCGCCGACTGGACCCTGCTGTACGGGGGCCGCTCGCGCGCCTCGATGCCCTTCCTGGCGGAACTCGCGGCGTACGGCGACCGGGTCACGGTCCTGGTGCAGGACGAGGCGGGCCTCCCCGACCTGGCCCCGCTCGCCGGCACCGCGCCGGGCACGCTGGTCTACTGCTGCGGCCCGGACGCCCTGATGCGGGCCGTCACGGCCGCGGTCCCCGACCCCGCGGCGGTGCGCCTGGAGCGTTTCGCGCCGGCGGAAGCGACCGGTCCGGCGCGGGCCTTCACCGTCGAACTGCGCCGCTCGGGCCGGGTCGTCGAGGTCGGGGCGGACGAGAGCACGCTGGCCGCGGTGCGCCGGGAACTGCCCGACACCCCGTACTCCTGCGGACAGGGCTTCTGCGGGACCTGCCAACACCGCGTCCTGGCGGGCGAGGTGGAGCACCGCGACGAGCTTCTCACGGACCAGGAGCGCGCGGACTCGATGCTGCTGTGCGTCTCCCGCGCGAAGGAGGACCGCCTCGTCCTGGACCTGTGA
- a CDS encoding metal-dependent hydrolase, translated as MSNTPLAPAPVASEHVDLRPRNVSFGWEDTPLHWLPGDPFAGHMINVLHLLLPAGERWFVHVYKQVLPYIEDEQLRTDVVGFIGQEAMHAAAHDDVLPHLKRLGLDPTPYTAQVDWMFEKLLGDRTLPPGRARHWWLMERVAMIAAIEHYTAFLGDWVLNADALDRRGADPTMLDLLRWHGAEEVEHRSVAFDLFMHVDGSYRRRTRTWATGFAALVFLWQRGIRFFMENDPHLVDGKASFGRFFLAGQQGVLPSTGSMLKSIPKYLSRTYHPSQEGSTAQAVAYLASSPGANGGVRA; from the coding sequence ATGTCTAATACGCCGCTCGCGCCCGCCCCCGTGGCGTCGGAACACGTGGACCTGAGGCCCCGGAACGTGTCCTTCGGCTGGGAGGACACCCCGCTGCACTGGCTGCCCGGCGACCCCTTCGCCGGGCACATGATCAATGTGCTGCACCTGCTGCTCCCCGCGGGTGAGCGCTGGTTCGTGCACGTCTACAAGCAGGTGCTCCCGTACATCGAGGACGAGCAACTGCGTACGGACGTGGTCGGCTTCATCGGCCAGGAGGCCATGCACGCCGCCGCGCACGACGACGTGCTCCCCCACCTCAAGCGGCTGGGGCTGGACCCGACCCCGTACACCGCGCAGGTGGACTGGATGTTCGAGAAGCTGCTCGGCGACCGGACCCTGCCGCCGGGCCGGGCACGGCACTGGTGGCTGATGGAGCGGGTCGCGATGATCGCGGCGATCGAGCACTACACGGCGTTCCTGGGCGACTGGGTGCTCAACGCCGACGCCCTGGACCGGCGGGGCGCCGACCCCACCATGCTGGACCTGCTGCGCTGGCACGGGGCGGAGGAGGTCGAGCACCGCTCGGTGGCCTTCGACCTCTTCATGCACGTGGACGGCTCCTACCGCCGCCGGACCCGGACGTGGGCGACCGGATTCGCGGCCCTGGTCTTCCTGTGGCAGCGCGGCATCCGCTTCTTCATGGAGAACGACCCGCACCTGGTGGACGGCAAGGCCTCCTTCGGCCGGTTCTTCCTGGCCGGGCAGCAGGGCGTGCTCCCCTCGACGGGCTCCATGCTGAAGTCCATACCGAAGTACCTCTCCCGTACCTACCACCCCTCGCAGGAGGGCTCGACGGCCCAGGCAGTGGCCTATCTGGCCTCCTCCCCCGGCGCGAACGGCGGGGTGCGGGCATGA
- a CDS encoding tyrosine-protein phosphatase: protein MTALPSTTVANFRDLGGTPLPGGRTVRPGLVLRSGQLDRLDLDADPVVAALGLRTVIDFRTEAERADHPDRIPAGARLLVGDVLADKLRAAGKKPAAAQLKDLLSDPAVAEEHLGGGKAQALFADTYRSFVNSGSAQAAYRVLLTEAADPEAGPLLFHCTAGKDRTGWGATVILALLGADDETLMTEYLSVNPAVRQAFAPMIEGFTAAGGDPEIALALIGVFPSYLEAALDEVETRYGSMEKYVREGLGVPDETVEALRARLVA, encoded by the coding sequence ATGACCGCCCTCCCCTCCACCACCGTCGCCAACTTCCGCGACCTCGGCGGCACCCCGCTCCCCGGCGGCCGCACCGTGCGCCCCGGCCTGGTCCTGCGCTCCGGCCAGCTCGACCGGCTCGACCTCGACGCCGACCCGGTGGTGGCCGCGCTCGGCCTGCGGACCGTCATCGACTTCCGTACCGAAGCCGAGCGGGCCGACCACCCGGACCGGATACCCGCCGGCGCCCGGCTCCTGGTCGGCGACGTCCTCGCGGACAAGCTGAGGGCCGCCGGCAAGAAGCCCGCCGCGGCGCAGCTCAAGGACCTGCTGTCCGACCCGGCGGTGGCCGAGGAGCACCTGGGCGGCGGCAAGGCGCAGGCCCTGTTCGCCGACACCTACCGCTCCTTCGTGAACTCCGGCTCCGCGCAGGCCGCGTACCGGGTGCTGCTCACCGAGGCCGCCGACCCCGAGGCGGGCCCGCTGCTCTTCCACTGCACGGCCGGCAAGGACCGCACCGGCTGGGGCGCGACGGTCATCCTGGCGCTGCTCGGCGCGGACGACGAGACGCTGATGACCGAGTACCTCTCCGTCAACCCCGCGGTCAGGCAGGCGTTCGCCCCGATGATCGAGGGCTTCACGGCGGCCGGCGGCGACCCGGAGATCGCGCTCGCGCTGATCGGCGTCTTCCCCTCCTACCTGGAGGCGGCCCTGGACGAGGTGGAGACGCGCTACGGCTCCATGGAGAAGTACGTGCGCGAGGGGCTCGGCGTCCCCGACGAGACGGTCGAGGCGCTGCGCGCCCGCCTGGTGGCCTGA
- a CDS encoding rhomboid-like protein — protein sequence MKAIPLGAVYAGGVQLGAYALERMGAAERERLLRDCSTNVDNLAAGRWETLLSSAFVVEEPMPLPYALLLVAVLGYAEYAYGAWWTATVFLFGHATATLLVYGALRRTTDPRTRGALDVGTSYGFNAVLGALTSVLPGGAVRTAARAGLLALVAAPVVKRGRTFTDAGHLAALGIGVGLSLALDCLSRAKHPKIA from the coding sequence GTGAAGGCAATTCCACTGGGGGCGGTGTACGCCGGCGGCGTCCAGCTCGGGGCGTACGCCCTGGAGCGGATGGGGGCGGCCGAACGGGAACGGCTGCTCCGGGACTGCTCGACGAATGTCGACAATCTCGCCGCCGGACGCTGGGAGACGCTGCTGAGCAGCGCTTTCGTCGTCGAGGAGCCCATGCCGCTGCCGTACGCGCTGCTGCTGGTCGCGGTCCTCGGATACGCCGAATACGCGTACGGCGCCTGGTGGACGGCCACGGTGTTCCTGTTCGGGCACGCCACGGCGACCCTCCTCGTGTACGGCGCCCTGCGCAGGACAACCGATCCGCGGACCCGCGGCGCCCTGGACGTGGGGACGAGCTACGGGTTCAACGCCGTGCTCGGCGCGCTGACCTCTGTCCTGCCGGGCGGTGCGGTCCGTACCGCCGCCCGGGCTGGGCTGCTGGCGCTCGTCGCGGCGCCGGTGGTCAAGCGCGGGCGGACCTTCACGGACGCCGGACACCTGGCGGCGCTCGGGATCGGCGTCGGGCTCTCGCTGGCCCTCGATTGTCTTTCCCGGGCGAAACACCCGAAAATTGCATGA